In the Mesorhizobium australicum genome, GCGCCAAGGGCGCCCCGGTTCCCTTCGCGGAGATCGAGGTGGAATGGGTGAACGACGGCTCGGTCACGCCCCCCGGCGACGCTTTCGTCACCCAGATCGTCAAGGCGGACGAGCGCGGCGTGTTTCACTATGCGATGCCGCGCGCCGGATGGTGGGGGTTCGCCGCGCTGGTCGAGGCGGACTACCAGTTGAAGGACCCGTCGGGCGCGGACAAGCCGGTGGAACTTGGCGGCCTCATCTGGGTGAAAGCCGTGGACATGAAATAAAGGGGCGGGGCAGATGGCGCATATTCCCGATGGCGTCCTCCTCGACGCCTGTACTGGTCGGCGGCGGGGTCGTGACGGCGGCCCTGCTCGGCTGGTCGGTGCGCGAGCTGGACGAGGACAGCCTTCCGAAAGTCGCCGTCGTCGCGGCCCTGTTCTTCATCGTCAGCCTCATCAACGTCCCGATCGGAGCGACCACCACGCATCTTCTCCTGACCGGGCTGATGGGCCTGGTGATCGGTCGGGCGACCGTCCCGGCCGTCTTCATCGCGCTGGTCCTCCAGGCCGTCTTCTTTGGCTTTGGCGGCATCTCCACGCTTGGGGTCAATACGGTCGACATGGCCCTTCCCGCCGTACTGTGGGCGCTGGCCTTCGCTCCGCTGATGCGGCGGGCCGCATCGCCGGGCCGCATGGCCGTGCTCGGCGCAGGCGTTGCCGCGTTGTCGGTGCTGTCGACCGCGCTCATGGTTGCAGCGGCGCTGACGCTCAGCGACGCGGCCTATTCCGCTCGGCCAAAATCGTGCTGATAAGCTATATTCCGTTGATCCTTGGCGAGGCGCTGGTCATCGGCTTCGCCTGCGGCTTTCTCAGCCGCGTCAAGCCGGACGCCTTCTGGTGCACCCGCACGGGAACGGCCTATGCATAGCCGCTTCGCGGTCGGGCTGCTGGCTGCCCTTACGCTGGCGGTCTCGCTTGCTCCGGCGCCGCGCATCGGCTGAAGGTCTTCGCCAGCGTCGTCGGAGCCAGCGTCGAAGGCAGGGCCTATTTCGTCGGCGGCGGCGTTGCCCGGAAACGCTCCGGTCACCTTGCGCGACGGCGGCGGGAAGATCGTTGCCGAGGAGCGGACGGACTCCAACGGCCGCTTTGCCCTCCTCGCGCCCATCAGGACGGATCTGACGGTGATCGTGGACGCGAAGGACGGGCATGTGGCGCGCTTCGACATTCCGGCCGCACACCTGCCCGACACGCTTCCAGCCGGAGATGACGAAAGAAACGGCGACGACGCCGACGGCGGAGCCGGGAACCGGAAGCCTGCTGACGCATACGCGGCAGCAAGCGCCGACGAAATCGACGCCGTCGTCGCGCGCCAGATCGCACCGCTGCCGAGCGGTTCGATTCGCTCGAATCCTCACTGCGGCTGCGTGATTGTGCTGGGCGGCCTCGGCTACATCGTCGGCATATTCGGACTGATCGCCTTCCTCAAGGCGCGACATCGTGCGCCGGACAAGAGCGCGCC is a window encoding:
- a CDS encoding energy-coupling factor ABC transporter permease, which translates into the protein MASSSTPVLVGGGVVTAALLGWSVRELDEDSLPKVAVVAALFFIVSLINVPIGATTTHLLLTGLMGLVIGRATVPAVFIALVLQAVFFGFGGISTLGVNTVDMALPAVLWALAFAPLMRRAASPGRMAVLGAGVAALSVLSTALMVAAALTLSDAAYSARPKSC